The following proteins are co-located in the Nitrospira sp. genome:
- the arsB gene encoding ACR3 family arsenite efflux transporter, translating to MEVVIAAAPPVPKKRLNLFERYLTLWVGLCMVGGVLLGQMAPGIVQTLRTWEFGEGSHINFPMAVLIWLMIIPMMMKVDFASIARVRERPTGLAVTLFVNWVVKPFSMALLAWIFFKFLFAPWIGPAEADQYIAGCIILAAAPCTAMVFVWSYLTDGDPAYTLVQVSVNDLIMLVLFAPIVGFLVSGASSLSIPVPVLFYSVLAFIVIPLVMGSLARSWLVRQQGVRWFEAECLPRFAPVTIMALLLTLTMIFAFQADNILAKTLHVVLIAVPILVQVYFNSSLAYGLMRWFRVPYAVAAPGALIGASNFFELAVATAIALFGPESGAALATVVGVLVEVPVMLSVCQVCNRTRHWFPAQEAV from the coding sequence ATGGAGGTCGTCATAGCTGCCGCACCGCCTGTACCCAAAAAGCGGCTCAATCTGTTTGAACGGTATCTCACCCTGTGGGTCGGCCTCTGCATGGTGGGCGGTGTGCTGCTCGGCCAAATGGCGCCGGGTATTGTCCAGACGCTCCGCACCTGGGAGTTCGGCGAGGGGAGTCACATCAATTTCCCGATGGCCGTCCTGATTTGGCTCATGATCATTCCCATGATGATGAAAGTCGATTTCGCGTCGATCGCACGGGTGCGTGAGCGGCCCACGGGATTGGCGGTCACGCTCTTCGTGAATTGGGTGGTCAAACCCTTCTCAATGGCCCTGTTGGCATGGATCTTTTTCAAATTCCTGTTTGCTCCGTGGATAGGCCCGGCGGAGGCGGACCAGTACATCGCCGGCTGTATCATCCTGGCGGCGGCCCCCTGCACGGCGATGGTCTTCGTCTGGAGCTATCTGACGGATGGCGATCCGGCCTATACCCTGGTGCAGGTGTCGGTGAACGATCTCATCATGCTGGTGCTCTTTGCGCCGATCGTGGGTTTTCTCGTGAGTGGGGCCTCATCCCTCTCCATTCCCGTACCCGTCCTGTTCTATTCCGTACTGGCGTTCATTGTGATTCCATTGGTCATGGGTTCCCTCGCACGATCATGGCTGGTCCGTCAGCAGGGCGTCCGATGGTTTGAAGCGGAGTGTCTCCCGCGTTTTGCGCCCGTGACGATCATGGCGTTGCTCCTCACTCTCACCATGATCTTTGCTTTTCAGGCCGACAATATCCTCGCCAAGACCCTCCATGTTGTGTTGATTGCCGTGCCGATTCTTGTGCAAGTGTACTTCAACTCGTCGCTGGCCTACGGACTGATGAGGTGGTTCCGGGTTCCGTACGCGGTGGCGGCGCCAGGAGCCTTGATCGGGGCGAGTAATTTCTTTGAATTGGCCGTGGCCACGGCGATCGCCTTATTCGGGCCGGAGTCCGGCGCCGCCTTGGCGACGGTAGTCGGCGTGTTAGTCGAAGTGCCGGTGATGCTCTCGGTGTGCCAGGTCTGCAATCGCACCAGGCATTGGTTTCCCGCACAGGAGGCCGTATGA
- a CDS encoding DUF488 domain-containing protein, which produces MSDGPRPTLWTIGHSTRPIDEFIALLQAHAIAELIDVRTVPRSRHNPQFNTDTLAQSLRSKGIQYRHMPALGGLRKPNKDSRNTGWRNESFRGYADYMQTEEFQRAVEELMAEGRLHRTAVMCAEAVPWRCHRSLIADALISRGWEVRHIMTESKADRHQLTSFAVSQNGTLTYPDPDAVPRLFD; this is translated from the coding sequence GTGAGCGATGGACCGCGTCCCACTCTCTGGACCATCGGCCATTCGACCAGGCCGATAGACGAATTCATCGCGCTGCTGCAGGCTCATGCCATCGCCGAACTCATCGACGTGCGCACGGTGCCTCGCTCGCGGCACAATCCACAATTTAACACGGACACGCTGGCGCAATCGTTACGAAGCAAGGGAATCCAGTATCGGCACATGCCCGCGCTCGGTGGATTGCGCAAACCGAACAAGGACTCTCGCAATACCGGGTGGCGGAACGAGAGTTTTCGCGGCTATGCCGACTACATGCAGACGGAGGAATTTCAACGAGCGGTCGAGGAGCTGATGGCTGAGGGCCGATTGCATCGAACCGCCGTCATGTGCGCCGAAGCCGTCCCCTGGCGCTGCCACCGGTCACTGATCGCCGATGCACTGATCAGCCGGGGCTGGGAGGTCCGGCACATCATGACCGAGTCAAAGGCCGACCGGCACCAGCTCACTTCCTTCGCCGTCAGCCAGAATGGGACACTCACATACCCCGATCCGGACGCCGTCCCTCGGCTGTTCGACTAG
- a CDS encoding TfoX/Sxy family protein, translating into MAKADGFKDFVLDQLADLRGLTCRAMFGGFGLYSGKTFFGIVHKGRLYFKVSPATVTLYQDQGMKPFKANTKQTLKSYYEVPLDVIEDAEQLTDWAKQAGQP; encoded by the coding sequence ATGGCCAAAGCCGACGGCTTCAAGGATTTTGTGCTGGACCAGCTGGCCGATCTCCGAGGCCTGACCTGTCGCGCCATGTTCGGCGGATTCGGACTCTACTCCGGGAAAACATTTTTTGGCATCGTCCACAAAGGGCGGCTCTACTTCAAAGTCTCACCAGCCACCGTCACGCTTTATCAAGACCAGGGCATGAAACCGTTCAAGGCCAATACCAAGCAGACGCTCAAATCTTATTATGAAGTCCCGCTCGACGTGATCGAGGACGCGGAGCAATTGACCGACTGGGCCAAGCAGGCAGGCCAGCCGTGA
- a CDS encoding metalloregulator ArsR/SmtB family transcription factor encodes MLARNRPYTDLNHQVILMYEWAMQSVAGKSREKVAAVFSALGDETRLDILAQLRGGERCVCELTEAIQTSQSRLSFHLKVLKDAGLIKDRPEGRWIYYSIHAGAMEELEEMVRLLREGGRASRGTARC; translated from the coding sequence GTGCTGGCACGCAACCGGCCCTATACGGACTTGAACCATCAAGTTATCTTGATGTATGAATGGGCGATGCAAAGTGTAGCGGGTAAGAGTCGGGAAAAAGTTGCCGCAGTATTCTCCGCCTTGGGGGATGAGACGCGGCTTGATATCCTCGCGCAACTGCGCGGCGGCGAGCGTTGTGTCTGCGAGCTGACCGAGGCCATTCAAACCAGCCAGTCTCGGCTGTCGTTCCATCTCAAAGTCCTGAAGGATGCGGGACTGATCAAGGATCGGCCGGAGGGGCGATGGATCTATTACTCGATTCATGCCGGCGCGATGGAGGAGCTTGAAGAGATGGTGCGGCTTTTAAGAGAGGGCGGAAGAGCGTCGCGGGGGACGGCCCGCTGCTGA
- a CDS encoding type II toxin-antitoxin system RelE/ParE family toxin, with product MRFIETPVFTAILRRHLDDDTYRALQVALLLRPTQGALIKGGAGLRKLRWAAPGRGKRGGVRLIYYWERGSEVFYMLYLYAKNEQDDLTPAQIKTLATLVREEFT from the coding sequence ATGCGGTTCATCGAAACTCCGGTCTTTACCGCCATCCTTCGGCGGCATTTGGACGATGACACGTATCGTGCGCTTCAGGTAGCACTGCTGCTCAGGCCTACACAGGGCGCACTCATCAAGGGCGGAGCAGGGCTGCGCAAACTCCGCTGGGCAGCTCCTGGCCGAGGGAAACGAGGCGGCGTTCGCCTCATCTATTATTGGGAACGAGGAAGTGAAGTCTTTTATATGTTGTATCTGTATGCGAAGAACGAGCAAGACGACTTGACGCCGGCACAAATCAAGACCCTTGCCACACTTGTTCGGGAGGAGTTCACATGA
- a CDS encoding methyltransferase domain-containing protein, producing the protein MPIDEIEKKVSDRYAKAARSGEQMCCPTSYDMANLKSFIPEEVLKISYGCGTPAGLKTVRAGETVLDIGSGGGIDCFEASRLVGPTGHVIGIDMTDTMLEIARRNAVIVAGNLGYPSSNVEFRKGMADAMPVADGTVDLIISNCVINLAPDKRKVFREMFRVAKPGGRFTISDIVADQPVPQYLVHDAEKWGDCLSGALTLTDYMAGMTEAGFVGIHLIKSSPWQRIDGIHFFSVTLTGYKLAKAPGVPTTRYATLRGPFSCVVDELGTTYRRGIPQALTAEAALLLSQPPFAAHVILSTEPVTLGQTDPRWTAVLPEQTPCVWKGDFALLAGPFVEAQDDDHHVFRRGEPQEICDRTLTVLATEGYAPHFAILNRAGEPVGGAATSCTPSGGCC; encoded by the coding sequence ATGCCGATAGACGAAATCGAGAAGAAAGTCAGCGACCGCTATGCCAAGGCCGCCCGTTCTGGCGAGCAGATGTGCTGCCCGACCAGCTACGACATGGCCAATCTCAAATCGTTTATCCCCGAGGAAGTCCTCAAGATCTCCTATGGCTGCGGCACGCCGGCCGGACTGAAAACGGTGCGCGCCGGGGAAACGGTCTTGGACATCGGATCCGGCGGCGGCATCGACTGTTTTGAGGCCTCGCGCCTGGTCGGCCCGACCGGCCATGTGATCGGGATCGACATGACCGATACGATGCTGGAGATCGCGCGCCGGAACGCCGTGATCGTGGCCGGCAATCTTGGCTATCCCTCCTCCAATGTGGAATTCCGGAAAGGCATGGCCGACGCCATGCCGGTAGCGGACGGCACGGTTGATTTGATCATCTCCAATTGCGTGATCAATCTGGCCCCGGATAAGCGCAAGGTCTTCCGTGAAATGTTCCGCGTCGCCAAGCCAGGCGGGCGCTTCACGATCTCGGATATCGTCGCCGACCAGCCCGTGCCGCAATATCTCGTTCACGACGCGGAGAAGTGGGGCGACTGCCTCTCCGGCGCCCTGACACTCACCGACTATATGGCAGGCATGACGGAAGCGGGGTTTGTCGGCATCCATCTGATCAAGTCGTCGCCCTGGCAGCGGATCGACGGCATCCACTTTTTCTCCGTGACGCTCACCGGCTACAAGCTGGCCAAGGCACCCGGTGTGCCGACGACTCGCTACGCCACGTTGCGCGGCCCCTTCAGCTGCGTGGTGGATGAACTCGGGACAACGTATCGGCGTGGGATTCCACAAGCACTCACCGCGGAAGCGGCACTCTTGCTAAGCCAGCCGCCATTTGCCGCGCACGTGATCCTATCGACTGAGCCCGTCACGCTCGGCCAGACCGATCCGCGATGGACCGCCGTGCTGCCTGAACAAACACCCTGCGTGTGGAAAGGCGATTTCGCCCTGCTGGCCGGCCCCTTCGTGGAAGCGCAGGACGATGATCACCATGTGTTTCGACGCGGCGAGCCTCAGGAAATCTGCGATAGAACCCTCACGGTTCTTGCCACAGAGGGATACGCCCCGCACTTCGCCATTCTCAATCGGGCCGGCGAGCCGGTCGGCGGCGCGGCAACCAGTTGCACCCCCAGCGGCGGCTGCTGCTAG
- a CDS encoding SIR2 family protein, which produces MSDDILPIPRIPEGLREAAQRGVLIPFIGAGAARIAGCPGWSEFADGALRHFIDQGKFSHKQLAQISHLNPRVKLSIALGLEKEHATHIDFRKLLHPSGKKDHIKGRKLFASLSKLGKTFVTTNYDEWLDEEIDLPPVAAVVAFGPAAPATTNTRTVIHKVHDLTLANLNKPNTVIHLHGSLVNPDGMILTTQHYVRHYANDRLSGNAEKENRVLTFLEHLFNEKTVLFVGYGLEELEILEYVILKAQRPPGGVPHEAKHYILQGFYSHEHELMRSLTRYYLDECGIQLIPFLRDNKDWDQLLEVLEEFARTAPASNLQFLQEFKEMGELLND; this is translated from the coding sequence ATGAGTGACGATATCCTTCCCATACCTCGCATTCCTGAGGGGCTCCGTGAGGCTGCTCAGCGAGGCGTCTTGATACCGTTCATTGGTGCAGGCGCCGCACGAATCGCAGGCTGTCCTGGCTGGTCAGAGTTTGCTGACGGAGCACTTCGACATTTTATTGATCAAGGAAAATTTTCTCATAAACAACTGGCTCAAATTTCCCATCTGAATCCACGAGTAAAGTTGTCGATCGCTTTAGGACTCGAAAAGGAGCATGCGACCCATATCGATTTTCGTAAACTATTGCACCCGTCAGGAAAGAAAGACCACATTAAGGGGCGGAAGCTTTTTGCGAGTCTGTCCAAACTTGGAAAGACATTTGTTACGACCAACTATGACGAATGGCTTGATGAAGAGATCGATTTGCCCCCAGTTGCTGCAGTGGTCGCATTCGGCCCAGCAGCGCCAGCCACTACGAACACACGGACCGTTATTCATAAAGTTCATGACCTGACGCTGGCTAATCTCAATAAACCTAATACGGTTATCCATCTCCATGGCTCATTGGTAAACCCCGATGGCATGATCCTGACTACGCAACACTATGTGCGTCATTATGCCAATGACAGGCTTTCCGGAAATGCTGAGAAGGAAAATCGAGTCCTGACTTTTCTCGAGCATCTCTTCAATGAAAAAACCGTTTTATTTGTTGGTTATGGCTTGGAAGAACTCGAGATCCTCGAATATGTCATCCTTAAGGCTCAACGCCCTCCTGGTGGGGTGCCACATGAGGCAAAGCACTACATTCTTCAAGGCTTCTATTCCCATGAACATGAATTAATGCGTAGCCTTACACGATACTATCTTGATGAATGCGGGATTCAGCTCATTCCGTTTCTTCGGGACAACAAGGACTGGGATCAGCTCCTAGAAGTCTTAGAGGAATTCGCACGCACTGCTCCTGCATCAAACCTGCAATTCTTGCAAGAGTTCAAGGAGATGGGGGAGCTTCTGAATGACTAA
- the nadS gene encoding NadS family protein — MKEAAFEELLTSIRQAGRIRRGTLKPGRVTTFRPADVKSVRKTLKASQTEFALMIGVSVATLRNWEQGRRTPDGPALALLRVAARNPRAVAEALHQEPRKGAA; from the coding sequence ATGAAAGAGGCAGCATTCGAAGAGCTACTTACCAGCATCCGACAGGCAGGACGCATCCGGCGCGGCACCTTGAAGCCCGGCCGAGTCACCACGTTTCGACCGGCCGATGTGAAGAGCGTTCGAAAGACGCTCAAGGCCTCACAGACTGAATTCGCCCTCATGATCGGCGTCAGCGTGGCTACTCTTCGCAACTGGGAGCAAGGCCGACGGACGCCAGACGGCCCGGCGCTGGCCCTCCTCCGTGTAGCCGCGCGCAATCCGCGCGCCGTCGCCGAGGCGCTGCACCAAGAGCCGCGCAAAGGCGCGGCATAG
- a CDS encoding DUF2784 domain-containing protein has product MGHSHTPIRTPSLGCSTSPIAPAARFLHTKPMLYRLAADLVVLLHLSFVLFVLLGGLLVLKWPRIMWLHLPAVAWGAFIEFSGWICPLTPLENWLRTQGGEGGHEGDFIIRYVVPILYPEALTQDIQLILGAIVVAVNLTIYGWWWRSKRA; this is encoded by the coding sequence ATGGGACACTCACATACCCCGATCCGGACGCCGTCCCTCGGCTGTTCGACTAGCCCCATTGCACCGGCCGCCCGCTTTCTCCACACTAAGCCCATGCTCTATCGACTTGCTGCCGATCTCGTCGTCCTCCTGCACCTCAGCTTTGTGCTCTTCGTACTGCTCGGCGGGCTCTTGGTCCTGAAATGGCCACGAATCATGTGGCTGCACCTGCCGGCAGTGGCCTGGGGCGCGTTCATCGAATTCAGCGGCTGGATCTGCCCGCTGACGCCGTTGGAGAATTGGCTGCGAACGCAGGGGGGCGAGGGCGGCCATGAAGGAGACTTCATCATCCGCTATGTCGTGCCCATTCTCTACCCGGAGGCACTCACACAGGATATCCAACTGATCCTTGGCGCGATAGTCGTCGCCGTGAATCTGACGATCTATGGATGGTGGTGGCGGAGCAAGCGGGCGTGA
- a CDS encoding arsenate reductase ArsC has product MKPRVLFLCTGNSARSQMAEGWLRHLAGDRFEVFSAGTHPVGLNPGSVEAMAEAGIDIAGHRSKGVGELAGQSFDYVVTVCDRAKETCPLWPGRTTVIHWSFDDPAAVADADLRRQTFRRVRDEIAESIRGFLKERQG; this is encoded by the coding sequence ATGAAACCGCGCGTGTTGTTTCTCTGCACGGGCAATTCCGCGCGCAGCCAGATGGCGGAAGGGTGGCTGCGGCATCTGGCGGGCGATCGCTTCGAAGTGTTCAGCGCGGGCACCCACCCGGTCGGTCTGAATCCCGGCTCAGTAGAGGCCATGGCCGAAGCCGGGATCGACATTGCCGGGCACCGGTCGAAAGGTGTTGGCGAATTGGCCGGCCAGTCGTTCGACTATGTGGTGACGGTCTGCGACCGGGCGAAGGAAACCTGCCCGCTCTGGCCGGGCCGAACGACAGTGATTCACTGGAGCTTCGACGATCCGGCGGCTGTGGCCGATGCCGATTTGCGGCGGCAGACATTCCGGCGGGTGCGCGACGAAATCGCGGAGTCGATTCGTGGATTCCTAAAAGAGCGGCAAGGGTAA
- the hflK gene encoding FtsH protease activity modulator HflK: MVWNPNDPWNKKSDKLDDAFKEAQSQLRGVLPSGGIKSLLLVGVALFLVWQSAFIVAPDEEGVVKQFGAPVRTVGPGPHFKIPVVETVLQPKVEKLHRVEVGFRTDRQGHQQMVPQEALMLTGDMNILAIEFIVQYKIKEASNYLFSVADIHDTIGKAAEASMREVVGKSKIDEALTTGKAQIQQDTQALLQTILDQYHAGVQVAAIQLQDVDPPEAVAAAFKDVTNAKEDREKLINQSQSYRNDILPKAKGEAAQMVNQAKGYAQARLNRAQGEANRFVATLKEYNQAKDIISKRLYIETMEEILPTIDKIIIDGKGGDRVLPYLPLDRLKARNGAAAEEQKP, from the coding sequence ATGGTCTGGAATCCCAACGACCCCTGGAATAAAAAAAGCGACAAGCTGGACGACGCCTTCAAAGAGGCGCAGTCCCAGCTGCGCGGCGTGCTTCCCTCCGGAGGGATCAAAAGCCTTCTGCTGGTCGGCGTCGCACTCTTTCTCGTCTGGCAAAGCGCCTTTATCGTGGCCCCGGACGAAGAGGGCGTGGTGAAGCAGTTCGGCGCCCCGGTCAGAACCGTCGGCCCTGGTCCGCACTTCAAGATTCCCGTCGTCGAAACGGTCTTGCAACCCAAAGTGGAAAAACTCCACCGCGTGGAGGTGGGATTCCGCACCGACCGGCAGGGGCACCAGCAAATGGTGCCCCAGGAAGCCTTGATGCTCACCGGCGATATGAACATCCTCGCCATTGAGTTCATCGTGCAGTATAAGATTAAAGAAGCCTCCAATTATTTGTTCAGCGTCGCCGATATCCACGACACCATCGGAAAGGCCGCCGAGGCGTCGATGCGCGAGGTTGTGGGCAAAAGCAAAATCGATGAAGCCCTGACGACCGGCAAGGCCCAGATCCAGCAAGACACCCAAGCCCTCTTGCAAACCATTCTCGACCAATATCACGCCGGCGTCCAAGTCGCGGCCATCCAGCTCCAAGATGTGGACCCGCCCGAAGCCGTGGCCGCCGCCTTCAAAGACGTGACGAACGCCAAGGAAGACCGGGAAAAGCTGATCAACCAGTCGCAAAGCTATCGCAACGATATTCTCCCGAAAGCCAAGGGTGAAGCCGCCCAGATGGTGAACCAAGCCAAGGGCTATGCCCAGGCGCGGCTGAATCGCGCGCAGGGCGAAGCGAACCGGTTCGTGGCAACCCTCAAAGAATACAACCAGGCCAAAGATATCATCAGCAAGCGGCTCTATATCGAAACGATGGAAGAGATTCTGCCCACGATCGATAAAATCATCATCGACGGCAAAGGCGGCGACCGGGTTCTCCCGTACCTCCCGCTCGATCGTCTAAAGGCCAGAAACGGCGCGGCCGCTGAGGAGCAGAAACCGTGA
- the arsS gene encoding arsenosugar biosynthesis radical SAM protein ArsS (Some members of this family are selenoproteins.), whose translation MALTLLSRQNPLASSVEQLRILDSTAGIPAFDATLSQAGLSPLHATGMTVFQINLGKLCNQTCRHCHVDAGPDRTESMSRETAELCIAALAQTDIPTVDITGGAPELNPNFRWLVEQARTLGRQVMDRCNLSILLVPSQAGLADFLAAHRVEVVASLPYYRASQTDAQRGEGIFEKSIEALRLLNRLGYGRPDSGLRLNLVHNPVGAFLPPKQEAVEAQFRKELRARHGVEFNHLYTITNMPVSRFLEFLVESGNYEHYMERLANAFNPAAAAGVMCRYTLSVSWDGKLFDCDFNQMLDLPVDSGTSPHIRDFDPTRLNRRPIVTRNHCYGCTAGAGSSCGGTVTA comes from the coding sequence ATGGCGCTCACACTCCTCAGCCGTCAGAATCCGCTGGCCTCCTCGGTCGAACAGCTGCGGATTCTGGACTCGACGGCCGGCATTCCCGCCTTCGACGCCACACTCTCGCAGGCTGGGCTGTCGCCGCTCCACGCCACCGGCATGACGGTCTTCCAAATCAATCTGGGGAAACTCTGCAATCAAACCTGCCGACACTGCCACGTCGATGCGGGACCGGACCGGACCGAGAGCATGTCGAGAGAGACGGCGGAACTGTGCATCGCGGCGCTGGCCCAAACCGATATTCCGACGGTCGATATCACCGGGGGCGCGCCAGAATTGAACCCGAATTTCCGCTGGCTGGTGGAGCAGGCGCGTACACTCGGCAGGCAGGTGATGGACCGGTGCAATCTCTCGATCCTGCTGGTCCCATCGCAGGCAGGCCTCGCCGATTTTCTGGCTGCCCATCGGGTGGAAGTCGTCGCCTCGCTCCCCTATTACCGGGCGAGCCAGACCGACGCACAGCGCGGCGAGGGCATTTTCGAGAAGTCGATTGAGGCGCTGCGCCTCTTGAACCGGCTGGGATACGGCCGGCCTGACAGCGGTTTGCGCTTGAATCTCGTGCATAATCCGGTCGGCGCCTTCCTGCCTCCCAAGCAAGAAGCCGTCGAAGCCCAGTTCAGGAAAGAACTGCGCGCCAGACATGGAGTGGAATTCAACCACCTCTACACCATCACGAACATGCCGGTGAGCCGGTTTCTGGAGTTTCTGGTGGAGAGCGGCAACTATGAGCACTATATGGAGCGGCTGGCCAACGCCTTCAATCCCGCCGCCGCTGCCGGGGTGATGTGTCGCTATACCTTATCGGTGAGCTGGGACGGAAAGCTCTTCGATTGCGATTTCAACCAGATGCTGGATCTGCCCGTGGATTCCGGAACATCGCCCCACATCCGCGACTTCGATCCGACCCGCCTCAATCGACGCCCGATCGTGACGCGCAACCATTGCTATGGCTGCACGGCAGGGGCTGGCTCCTCCTGCGGCGGAACGGTCACCGCTTAG